A window of bacterium genomic DNA:
GGCCCCGGCCGACCGCGCCGACGACGCCGTCGAGCGCCTCTGCTCCCTCCTCCGCCTCCAGGAACTGCGGGGGCGGGCGGTCCGGGGGCTTTCCGGGGGCGAAAAGCAGAAAGTGGCCCTGGCCCGGGCCCTGGCGGGGGGGCCCCGGTTTCTGATTCTGGACGAGCCCTTCGGCTCGATCGACCCCGGCCAGCGCCGGCGCCTCTGGTTCGAGGTCCGCAAGGCCCTCGACCGGCTGCGGATATCCACCCTGCATATCACCCACGACCTGGAAGAGGCGTATACCCTCGGAGACCGCATCACCGTCATGATCGCCGGCGCGCCGGTCCAGAGTTCTTCCCGGGAGGACCTCTTCCGACGGCCGGCGGCGCCCGCGGTCGCCGAGTTCCTCAACTACCGCAATATCTTCACCGGGAAGGCCGAGCCCCTGCCCGGCGGCGATTCGAGCATCGATTGCGGCCCGTTCCGGATCCGGGTGGGGAACCCGCCGCCGCCCGGGGGAAGGGCGACCGTCTGCCTGCGGCCCCAGGACATCAAGATCATCCGGGACGACGCCCCCGTCCGGCGGGAACTGGCCGAAAACCTCATTTCCGGGACGATCGCCGCCGTCTTCCCCCTCCCCGAGCAGTGCGTGCTTCATTTCCGCGCCGACGGCAGCCGCAGCGAATTCGACCTGGAACTGAAGTTTCCGGATTTCATCCGCCAACGGCTGAATCTGCGCGAAGGAGCCGCCGTCCGGGTCGCCCCCTGGAAACCCGGGATCATCGTCTGGCCGGCCGCCCCCTGAATCTCGGGAACGCTTCCGAGAATATCTTTCGGCTTTGGTGGTTGCGGGAAGATCCGATGTGCTATAGTCCTTAAAACTGATTCCTGTTCAACCCAACCCGGCGGCGCCGGGTAACGAGACGGGTGCGTCTCGGAGGAAGGATTATATGAAACTGTCCCGTCTCATCGCCTGCCTGGCTGCCTGTTGCGCCCCGGCCCTGTACGCCGGGACCATCGCCGAGATTCAACAGGGCACCCTGACCGGCTCCCAAACCGTGACCGGAGTGGTCAACCTGGTCTATCCGAGCATGGAATTCTTCATCGCCGACGCCGACGGAGCCTACAACGGCATCTGCATCTCCCAGAGCACCTACGGCCCCGAGATCGGGGACAACGTCACCCTGACCGGAACGGTCTCCGCCAGCAACGGCCAGACCGTCATCAACAGCCTCACCGCCTTTTCCGTCAACTCCGAGGGCAACGATCCTTTCCCTCCCGTGACCGTGAGCACCGCCGACGTCGCTCTGGAGGAGTACGAAGGCTGCCTGGTCCGGGTCGAGGACGTCTACGTCAGCAACGAGAACATCGGCAGCGGAAAATGGCAGGTCCAGACCGGGTCGCCGGGAGCCGCCGCCACCGTCGACGACGAACTCGACTACAACTACTTCCCCAAAAACAGCGACGAGTTCGACGCCGTCGTCGGGATCGTCGAACGCGACACCACCAAGAACCCGGCCCAGTGGCTCCAGCCCCGCTTCACCGCCGATTTCGCGGCGC
This region includes:
- a CDS encoding ABC transporter ATP-binding protein, coding for MKMRSRKRWKTAKTPAGDPIPGRSGMNGGDLVVEGLEVEVGAFRLRVPELVCSGGGYHILLGPTGSGKSTLIKCVLGLLPPRRGSIRIGATEIVGTPPEKRGMGYLPQHQSLFPHLDVEENIRFSLRAARAPADRADDAVERLCSLLRLQELRGRAVRGLSGGEKQKVALARALAGGPRFLILDEPFGSIDPGQRRRLWFEVRKALDRLRISTLHITHDLEEAYTLGDRITVMIAGAPVQSSSREDLFRRPAAPAVAEFLNYRNIFTGKAEPLPGGDSSIDCGPFRIRVGNPPPPGGRATVCLRPQDIKIIRDDAPVRRELAENLISGTIAAVFPLPEQCVLHFRADGSRSEFDLELKFPDFIRQRLNLREGAAVRVAPWKPGIIVWPAAP